DNA from Rosa rugosa chromosome 6, drRosRugo1.1, whole genome shotgun sequence:
TTTACTTATAGATGTGACAATAAAACACACTCAAATTAATATTTATGCAGAGTGTCCGAAAAAGCATAAAGAATTATCACTGGAAATCTCAATCAGGTCACTTAAATGAGCAATTTTAACTGTTTTAAGTCTATTATCTGTCAAACTCTGACAATGAGTCAAAATCGGGGGTTTCAAATTTTTACACTAGTTCAGGCAGAGTTGTAATTTTTCAGTTTTGATATCTTTAATAAAATTTTGATCACACTATAGAATTTGTAGTATTTGATTCTCCAACACTGTCCAAATCTGGGACCCTGAGCTGATAGCTAGGAGATGACTTCCTCAATTATACATCATCGATTGTGATAATTTTTTGCTATAAGAATCCCAGAAAGAATATTTATAGGTCAAGTTAAGTAGTTATCAAAAGGTTGAAAAACTTGAAATTCTCTCCATCATAAAAATGATTGGTCTTCCATTGTCTGATTTGATACTATCTGCTACttgcctccctctctttttttttctcttctgccGACTAAATGAGTTTCATACATAATTACATATGCATCTTGGGTCCCTCTTAGTGCTTGTACAATACAACTGTAAAGGTGTGTTCACAACAAAAGTATAACTTTTATGTTATATGCTAAATTTATGTCGTACTAGTTAAGCCCACAACAGGATCGGACCTGTATGGCTTAAAATATTTGTGTATactttttgattgaaatttaaTTTAGGTAGATTTGTTGGAATGTTGGCATTGATATTACCCCACACACCACATACACAAACGTATAAGTAGTGAACTGGAGGTCTTTAAAAGGCACTCATAAACCATTGTGATAAACACCATCACTAGCTAGTCCACCACCAACATATGCCATTATCGAAAGCCATATAGAATAGTTTGGCCTAACTAGCTAGTTCCAAACCTTTGAACTTCTTCCCCTTCCAAAACCCATTGATTGATCAGTTTTCCATTTATTCAGGCAAGACAGCTCCATCTGGTCCTCGGTCGAACAAAGATGTGGCATATGCTAGCAACAATGAGGCAAAATCTCCAAAACATGAGGAAAAGCCCCAGAGTAGCAGATGAGAGCATGGTTAACATAGGAGGCGGGAACTTGGCAGTAGAATTGCCAATTATAAGAAGGTCATCATCTCGCGGTTGGAAGGGATTTTCGGTTATAGTTAGCGTTGTGATCCTGCCATTTTCGGTTCTTTCTTGCTTCTCTCAGCCTCATGTTCATGGCGCTGACGGGGTTTGGGCGTCGGGTGATTTTGCGCAGATAACGGAGATGAATCATCTAATGGTATGTGACAGCATGCGCTATGCCATCTTGATGTAAAATTATAATGAAATGTATCGATGGTATTGGAGTGTCCTGGTGTTGCAGCAGTTCTACTACTTGCATGGATCGGCAAACATATATACCTTTCTTTTATAAATAGATGGTGATTCATGTAATAGTTTTGACTTCTCCTATATCATATATGAATGTCGAGCGCGCATACAAATTCCATGTATGGCCACTGACCTTATTTCCTAGCTAACTAAGTCCATGATCCGGTTTACTGGTTAGAGAGTGAGACCTCCCTCCTACATTACTATGACGTAATATCTAGTTGGTGAGTGGGGTTTGGTGTGGCTGTCTCCGTCCTTATTTAAGATGCTAATAAACTTTTTGAATTCTGGTTTCAATGGTCTGATTATAAAAATAATCAATAATGCATGATAAGTTTGTTTGGACTTTTCTTGAAAAAAATGGCAACAATTTATATTCGTtaaaattaatatatttaaaGAAATAGATAAATGCTATGCACTTTGTTGTCTGGTACTTTGTGCTGTACTGTTTTTTCATATACAATGAATGCTGGTTGTGGAGGAGAAAAGGAGGATCATTATAataatttgaaaattgagatcagaaaattgaaaaagagaggaaaaaaaaaaaagagggggaGGGGAGTATATTtattctaataaaaaaaaaaattgacttctgcaaatttctagtctaatgatttttttttggttgtgtgTCTGGAGATTCTAAAACATCAAAGTCCTCCATCTTTTGCATGCTCTGCGTATATTTCTACGTAGGCCTTTTGTGGAGAAATAAGCATATATTGAAACTTCGGCAATCAACTAAGCTATGTGTTTTTTAATCAAATAGGAGCAATTTTCTTGTTAATTAACTTGCACGACAAAAATACCGTGGCTTTTGTAAAATTCTATCTATCTAATTAATTTATCATCTTTTGGACAAAACAAGGAATTTTGATCACTTAGTTAATAGTTATTGATCGAATGCACTCCCTCTCCATAGTATTTAATGAGATCTTAATTCCAATTTTCTCCGTcacaaaaataagaaaaaggttTCTATAACGAAAAGTAGGAGTACCTAGCTACCACATTTTTCATGCCCTCCCACCATATAATAATTAATTTTCAACTTTTGAATATTTGATTCACTTTCTAAAATTAattcatttaaaattttaaataaggTCTACACTAAATCTAGACAAATAAgagtgttttttttcttctttttttatcgaaataggtcagccctttcattaagtTTAGCAAGTaatacaaaaacgaaacacccatATGGGGTCAACATAAAGCAATTGTTTCTTAGAACCTCTGAAATCCCTATTCTAGAATAACAAGAACCCAACAagtcccgagtacacccaccttttagaaaatCCACGcgcctttattctaacaaaaaccaagaaacctcgcAGCAGATataaaagggaaaattttgcaaacagtacaccaactaaaggccactaataatttctatacataaagttccaaaccaaacattttggtacacggaATTTGAAGACCGACCCACTTTccgtacacgacgtcaatgacgccgtgaGATCTCTCCCAGCTGGCATACTtttaggggtaaaatggtctcTATCTCTTTCTTACTCTGGCCACCCaacactatctctctctcttactctgGCCACCCATCTCTCCCTCTCACAGCTATATCCGATCAGTATTTCACGGGCGGCTGaaacaacaccaccaccacaaccataAGTAGTAGCAGCGGCGGCGCTAGCATTCAATCCACCAAGAAGCAGCAGCTGGCTGGCATTTACGACCGGTTAGTCACTGAGAAAAAGCACAACAAGCAGAGATCCAATCCAGCCATGTGAGCTCTTAACCTCTGGATATATCATCAAACTAATTACCTGATAGACATGTTCGAAATAATCAAGATCAGAACAACCAGTGGCTTTAGAAACAACTAGTTTCCAAAATGGCATCCCATCTCCCTAATCATCCATACAC
Protein-coding regions in this window:
- the LOC133717979 gene encoding uncharacterized protein LOC133717979, translating into MWHMLATMRQNLQNMRKSPRVADESMVNIGGGNLAVELPIIRRSSSRGWKGFSVIVSVVILPFSVLSCFSQPHVHGADGVWASGDFAQITEMNHLMVCDSMRYAILM